From the Drechmeria coniospora strain ARSEF 6962 chromosome 02, whole genome shotgun sequence genome, the window GAAAGCAACGCGTTGCGCCCGCGCAGTCTCACACTTgcgcaagtacgtacttacttactcaagtactgtacttacttacatgtatgtatgtacttaagtacatgtaagtaattaagtacttaatactcGCACttaccgtaagtacatgtaagtacatgtactgtacgtgcacgtactgtataTGTGTACTcgggtactaggtaagtaagggGACGTACAAGTAAAagcaatacttgtacatgtactgtacggagcacagcaagtacatctaaGTACAATGCTGCAATTACACCTAGGACctcgctcggcctcggggtAATAGTTTGCCTGATGCTGTTTTTGGAATGCAATGAAAGGCAGGGGAGCGAACCAGGAAGCCCATGCACATTTTTGCGTAACAGGGGTCGGAGCAGGAACTGGAGCTGGAGCGCCTTTCCCGTCTCATTCTGAAATCCTCGaccctcgcctcggccgggtGGGTCGTCCTAAATAGAAAATTGAAACATTCAAGTAGGGTTCTGCTGATTCAGGTACTACAAtgaggtacagtacagttctCGGccagagtactaggtacttggacGGGTACTGGTAAATTGTGGTtttagtacagtacggggtacggagcaggctgtgcaggtacatgtatttaagtacacgtaccgtacggagtacccgtTCATTGcacgtgcacatgtacgtgtacctAGAATGGAGTACAGTTAGTACTTACCAagtcaagtacagtacaatgcTCGCTCAGACGTGCAATTTGATGTGCCGTTGCGACGGGCACGGAGCGAGTAATCggtgtaagtacaatacggagcaccgtagtacatgcaagtacagtacggagtatcaaAACATACTTACtgacgtactgtacttgcttgcacgaCGGGAGTAGGTACAGTtcttgtactccatactcaTGCAGGCGTGTACGTACCTGCtaccactccgtacccctTGTTCCCATCGCTCGCCCTTCGCAGATTGCTGTTTGTTCGGGACCGTCATCATTGTCGGCTTCCCGTCGGAATACATAAGACGCCTAGCCTGCCCTCTTCGGTCCTCAGGCCAATCGACTACAAAACTTCCTGGTTGAGAGTCGTCTCAACAAAGCACACATCACCACCTCAAGCCCATCCAGCTTCGCAACGACCTAATCAGTACCCTCGGCTGAAAACGCCTTCACATACTTACACAAGCATTCtcgcacgcacacgcacacacacgcacgcacgccaTATTGCCTGCTCCTGGTGGTTACCGAAACCCATCGGTGCCAAAGCTGTGAAGACACCACACGCCTGCCATCTTCATCAGAGGAAACACCATCACAATGCCTGCTCAGCGGCCATCCCATCTTCCTCCATGCCctggcccgccgccgagtcgGCCTCTGCCGCCTCTGCCCACACGAGGATAGCCCAGATGCTCGGCCAATGGATAATTCAACTAGGCCTCAACCGTTGAATAACCCCTGATTTCAATCAGCGTACCGGATTGTCTCGATGAGCGGTTGAggcacggcaacggcatcatGCCACCACTCACCCTCATCCTGATCGCTGGACTGAACATGGCGCCCCGAAGCCTCATCTGCGACAAGCCGGCGTTGCCCTGCATCTTTGCCGTCACCTGTCTTTACACCCCATTCGCGGCAGGGTCGGCTGTGTCGCTGCAGTACCCATGCAACCGTCTCGTTGGCTGACCTGCAGGCGAGGTCATCTGCCTCGCAACGGCCCCCAACAAGGCCACCACACGCTCCACTGCGTCACCAGATGCTCTATCATCTCGCTGGTCCTTGACCGGTTCTACTCTACACCGCAACATCCGACAGGATATATTACTCGACCAAGCTCATCATTCTCATCAAACCCCGCATGCTCGCGCCGCCTCAGCCTGCCATCAAGGGAGGTGTCCGCATAACGGGCCGGGTTACCTTTCGGCCCACCGACTTCGCTGGCACGAACGGAATCGGACCGGTAGAcacctttttttttctttcatTATGCGACGTCAGATGCACATACTCTTCACCTCTCCACTTCGTTCGGACTTCTTGGCTAGCATTGTTTCATTGCAGCGACGCTGCTCATACCCACTCGCGGCGGTGGCATGGAGAATAAACGGAATGATGAACGTGGGCTTCTACATCCGGTAGCGTTTTCCAAGTATTTTTGCAACAGTATCGAACAAAGCGGGACTAACCGTCCGCCCACTGCGTAATTCAAAGTCTTGTCACGAGAAGCTTGGTGCTTGGTACCACAAAGAATTCAAATAATTTCACATCGCGCTACACTTAGATGGTACATCGTATGATGAATATGTGCAGTGATGGTGTCGCCTTGACCTGTCTCCATACATTCGAAACCGTGCCGCGTCCCGTGCTCGCCACCAGCCGTGCGTGGGTCGTTTCGGATGGTGGCGGTGAAGAAACATTGACCTTCACAAAAAATGGGCGAACCGTAAGCAAGGAGGGTTACCAAGGCGGAGGCCATGGGCCACCTTCAATTATTGGCCGATGAAATGTGTTGTGATTGTTGTCCACACCTACGCGACATTGCCATCTTCACACTCGATTTATCCCCGACAGAATCGTAAtgcctgcccccccccccttcacGTCTGGGGCTCATGATGAAAGAAGCCACCAAGGGAACAGAAGCAAAGTGCCTCGGAGATCACATGGCTGCCCccaatacggagcactggcTGGGCTCTTGCCGCCAATCACCCAAAGGTCGCTACACTATCTCTACAGTACGGTGTACACATCGCAGGAAAACGAGACGGAGAGTCgactgcatgtacatgtatatattGCTTCTGCAAGTGGAATGACTATACGTTTTATGTATGCCCAGGCAGGACCGGATCGCAATGTTCCAATCCTGATGTTATTGTTGCCGTACTCGCTCACCCCAGGCGAATGTGCATGTAGAGATGCTCGAATGGAACAAGGAAAAATTAATAAACGAGAAAtactaccaagtacttacgtggcTTGCTCATCAAGTGTCAGTGTGAAACAGTCATTCATCATTGCTTTTGACGATCTTGGCATGATTCTTTCGCGCTAGCTAGGACTCATTTGCAAGTGGCAAATGAAAGGGACTCCCGCATCATCACTCACCAAGGTCGGTGGGACGGCAAGACACACTGATCTTGTGTGAACCGTCAGGGGCAGCTGGCTTGGCAAGGGAGCGCGAAGCTCGTGGAGTCTTGTCTTGGTGCTCGCCACATCACGCCTGCAGAGTTGGGTTATTTATTaccggagtacggagtacggagcacgagtATAGCTTTTcttgtacttcgtacaggactccgtacagtatgccGTATCGTAATAAaacttacatgcaagtaccccgtacagtacggagcaaaagtacagagtactcgtacggagcacatgtatgtAATACAAATCAGTGCACAAATACTACTacgcacttactgtacggagtacagtaatgcACAGTTCtgcgtacttaagtacttacttacaagtgcaGAGGAATCCTGTACTCGGTGCACCTGGTGCTGATAGGACGGATCTTTGACATGGACTCTCCGTAGTATCTGAGCACAGGTACTCCGcgctccgtcctccgtctttgcttgcaagtacttttgTACTTGTCCTGGGGCcaatgtacttacatgtgctgtacggagtacggagtacggagtacggaataagtacttacattactgtacttgcagtatcTCATCCAAATCCTGCCGTCACGTGGCTACGCGCCCGTGGCATCCTAATGCCGACCCCACCAGTATCGGCACCAGGCGAGATGAGATGAATGCCACTGCCAACGACGACTTGCCTACCCTTGGTTCCTTACGGGCACTGGCGACGCTCCTCCAGCCACGGCTTGCGAAACATTGAGCATCCGTGACGAACCTGCCTCgcgaggcgtcgtcgacatcggaGCTGGGCATGTTCGAGCTGTACGTCTGGGGATCGGCCTTTGGCCTACCCTCCATCGACCCAGAATGCCTCGCCATCATCTCCTACCTCTACCATTCGGCCCTGCCGACCTCGACTTGGCGCCTGGTGCCATGCAACGACCCATCCATCACTCCGTTGCGTAcgcaacccccccccccccttacTGCTCCTATGATGGCATATTTCTGGTCCTCGAGCTAACGGTACGTAGATCTTCTTCCGGCGCTGCATCATGACGGCGCCTGGTCCAGCGGCTACCGTCAAATTATCCGCTACCTCGTATCCAACTCCCTCTGTCGAGACTTGGACGCCGACTTGGACGCCAGACAGCAGGCCGATACCGTTGCGTATAGCACATACCTGGCTGCGCATGCGGCGCCCCTCATCGACCTCTCGCTCTACGTCTCAGCCGCCAACTGGGCGGCGGTCACACGACCCGCCTACAGCGCCTTGCTTCCATTCCCGTTGAcatggacgatgccgacgctgATACGTGCCGATGCTATCAAGCGTGTGGAGCACATGGGGCTCGCCGAACTCGACACCGACTTTGACCCGAACGGGGGATTGCATTTGTCGACCGGAAGGGATGCCTTGCCCGAGTCCTTCAGGAGACACCTCCCTGCCTCGAGAGGGCGGAGGACGGTGAGAGAGGAGATGATGCCTGagcaggccgtcgccatcaGACTGTTTGGGCTGGCCGAGGATTGTCTCGCGGTTCTGAATGCACTCATGCGCGAAGGCAAGAGCGACGAGAAGCACCCCCGGTTCTTTACGACGACGCCTGTGTCCTCCCTCGATTGCCTGGCCTGGTCATATCTCGCCCTCATGGTCAAGCCTCAGGTACCACGGTCCTTCCTTCGGGATTGGCTGCAAACAGAAACACCCCGATTGTCGAACTTTGTGGATGACATGATGCCGAGCGACCTTCCATGGGCAGCGTCGGCGCAGACAACCTTTCTGGGCACCAGCGCTCGCACTCTAGACACCGTCCTGCGCCACGCCCCTGGTATCGGTGACTGGTACGCTGGGGAGATGCGACAGCGTGCCGAGAACGGAACCAAGGTCTTGGACCGGCGTGCCCTGATGCTGTTCATGGGTTGCGTCGTCACCGGTGTAGCCATCGGCTATGGCCTGTGCGTATACAAGTCGCTCCAGCCGTTCGGCGCCAGGGCCCAATTGTGGAAAGCCCAACAGCGAGGATCTGGGCTGTCCCGGTACGGGGAGCTCGGCGCCATGCTGAGCAGCGCCATGGGGGCATACGGATCCCGACCAATGTCACCGGCGCTGCCAGCAACCGGAAGACTCGTGGAAACAGACTCGGAAGTGGAGTAGCCGACGACAAAAACATGATACCCTTTCAAAGCTATTCTGAAGAATGAAGCAGCCCTCTGCTTTGGAAAATTTTGTTCCATCTACGACGCCGACCatgcctacaagtacaaaaaGGTTTCAGATCATAGCCCGATTCTCCCAAAACCTAAATCTGCTTGACCTCCTTGCCGACCATTTCAGGTCTCTCGAGCTCCCATTCATCTCGCAGCACGGCAAATGTCAGGTCGGACACGAGCAAGCTCTGGCCTAGACTCCACACGAGGGTGATGGCGTAGAAGAAGTTGGCGTTGCCGCTGCCTGCGTAGATCCATAAATGGTAAAAGGCCGGACCGAGAAAGGTGGTGTACAGGATGATTGCCGATGCGACAAAGGTGTAGCGCATGAGCGGCAGCAGATGGCAGTATAGGGGTAGTAGAGAGAGAAAGAGGCTGGTGTCGGAGATGGACGGGTACGGTTTGAAGATGGCGAATATGCCTAGGAGAATCgtcaggacgacgaggggttGGCGACGCAGGCGGATGGAGAGGCCTCCGACATAGGCCGACAGATGCAGCCAGAAAACGGCGAGGAAAAAGGCGCGAAAGGAATCGAACATTTCGATGAAGAAGTACCACCACAGCCCGACGTTGGGCGTCAGATCGGAGAGCGTGAGCTGGATGCCGTAGGTACGGGCGAGAAACCCCCACGAGTTGCCCGTGACGGCAAAGGACATGACAAGCAATGCTGCGAGACAGCCGGCCATGATGGTGACGCACTTGACCGTGAACATGGCGACCGAGTTTGTACGTCGCGTCTCCAGTTGTCGGTCATAGGCCAGCAGTATGAGAGGTGGCAGGAGGAGTAGCGGGTACATGGACAAGTAGGACGCAAAGGACAGGGCCATCATGGCGTTGAAGGGCGAGCCATGGATGGCCCTCGAGATGGCGTGCAGGATGGCGCATGATGTGAAGACGCTGGTCGGACGTCCTATGCATGTCGCAATGGTAAAGGGGTTGAAAAGGAAGCTATTTATATCATTAGCCTGCGTACGGTCCACTTATGAGATCCAACGAGCTCTTACGCCGCGGCCACGAGCGGTCCCGTCGCACGGTTAGCCCGCCGCGGAGATGAAAATAGCCTCGACTGGCCAGCCTCGCCGGAGTCTGCGATCCGTGCGAGGGCATCTGCGGCGAGAATATCGACCAGGATGTATACGATGGACGTGAAGATGGGCCATATCTTGACGTCGGGGAGCAGCGAGAAGACGGGGAGCAGTAGGGGCGCCTGGTGGTAGACGCCTCCATCGTACGGCCAGACATTGTGATTATACAGAAACAGACCTTCTTGCACTGTCCAACCGTCAGCCATGGCGTTGCATTCAGCGTTGCCTCACAGGCGCATTCGACACACGTACGTCTCTTGAAGCTCGTGACGGGGGTCGAGATCTCGACGCGACCCGTCAGCAGGTCCGGAAGTTCTGGAAAGACAAGGGTCAGGACGAGCCGCAGAAGAGCGGCGCCGACGTAGACTCCAGCTTTGCTTCGCAAAGCCATGGTGGTGGTAGCCATGTCTACTGGGAGGAAGAGCTTGGGAGCTGTCGTGTCGCGAACGATATACTCCACAAGGAAACGGGGGAGGCCATTTGGCAATTCGGTTAGTACTGTGCGGCGTAAGTACCGTGTACCTTTGTCTCACACGTATAGCTGAAGGATTGAatgtactttgtacttatggagtacatgtaagcatTGATTTGTAGCACAGTATACTAGGATACTTGTCCtgaggtacggagtaccccgtacctagtacagtaagtaagtatatgtaAGTTCTTAGGTAGAGAAGAGTgcggtgtacatgtacctatcTCCGTTCAGGAAATGCACCTTTTAATActcgagtacatgtactggtacgtCCACGGTCACAAGCTTCCTCCATAGTCCCTTCGGCAAAGGCGGTGAGCAATGGCCCTGCGCGCTAATCTGCAACTAGATTCAAGTTCGGGCGGTGGCAATGGGCATTAAAACCTGCGCTTAGCGCGCAGTATGGTTGTGTGGATGCtggcagtactccgtaccggcaGGAAAAAAGTAGAGTCGGGAAAAAGTTCAAAAGTGGAAAACGTCGCAGGAAGAAGTAATTAACGAATATCTCATCATTCGCCCTAGCGacacacgacgacggcatcaccTGCCGCGTACGCACTTTTGGAATCATGCCGCGGATCAAGAAAAAGGGCCAGGCCGGTGCGGCAAAAAACTACGTGACTCGAAACCAAGCGATTCGAAAGTTGCAAATCAGCCTGCCCGACTTTCGCAAGCTGTGCATCTGGAAGGGCATCTACCCGCGCGAGCCTCGCAGCAAGAAGAAGGTGTCCAAGACGTCTACGGCCTCGACCACGTTTTATTTCGCAAAGGATAtccagtacttgctgcatgAGCCGCTG encodes:
- a CDS encoding metaxin, which codes for MPRHHLLPLPFGPADLDLAPDLLPALHHDGAWSSGYRQIIRYLVSNSLCRDLDADLDARQQADTVAYSTYLAAHAAPLIDLSLYVSAANWAAVTRPAYSALLPFPLTWTMPTLIRADAIKRVEHMGLAELDTDFDPNGGLHLSTGRDALPESFRRHLPASRGRRTVREEMMPEQAVAIRLFGLAEDCLAVLNALMREGKSDEKHPRFFTTTPVSSLDCLAWSYLALMVKPQVPRSFLRDWLQTETPRLSNFVDDMMPSDLPWAASAQTTFLGTSARTLDTVLRHAPGIGDWYAGEMRQRAENGTKVLDRRALMLFMGCVVTGVAIGYGLCVYKSLQPFGARAQLWKAQQRGSGLSRYGELGAMLSSAMGAYGSRPMSPALPATGRLVETDSEVE
- a CDS encoding cell division control protein CDC91, whose protein sequence is MATTTMALRSKAGVYVGAALLRLVLTLVFPELPDLLTGRVEISTPVTSFKRLQEGLFLYNHNVWPYDGGVYHQAPLLLPVFSLLPDVKIWPIFTSIVYILVDILAADALARIADSGEAGQSRLFSSPRRANRATGPLVAAAFLFNPFTIATCIGRPTSVFTSCAILHAISRAIHGSPFNAMMALSFASYLSMYPLLLLPPLILLAYDRQLETRRTNSVAMFTVKCVTIMAGCLAALLVMSFAVTGNSWGFLARTYGIQLTLSDLTPNVGLWWYFFIEMFDSFRAFFLAVFWLHLSAYVGGLSIRLRRQPLVVLTILLGIFAIFKPYPSISDTSLFLSLLPLYCHLLPLMRYTFVASAIILYTTFLGPAFYHLWIYAGSGNANFFYAITLVWSLGQSLLVSDLTFAVLRDEWELERPEMVGKEVKQI